TGCAGAGCCCGCACGAGCTGCTCGACCTCACGGCCCAGCTGTCCGAGCTGGAGGGGCTCGTCGACCGCAACGAGGCGGCCGCCCCCGTGGCGACGTTCGTCCTGCCCGACGTGACCGACGACCTGGCCGACGAGCTGCTGATTCCGCGCTCCTGGCTGCAGGAGTGCGTGGAGCTGCTGCGCGACCGGCCGCAGCTCGTCCTCTACGGCCCACCCGGCACCGGCAAGACATACCTGGCCCAGAAGCTGGCCCGCCACCTCGCCGGCACCGAGGGCACAACACTCGTGCAGTTCCACCCCGCCTACAGCTACGAGGACTTCTTCGAGGGCTACCGCCCCGTTGCAGGCGAGGCTGGGACGGTGGGGCTTCAGGCTCCGGCCGGGGCCGCTGCGACGGGTAGTCGACCAGGCCCTCCAGCACCCGGAACAGCCGTTCGTTCTCATCATCGACGAGATGAACCGCGGCAACCTCGCCCGGATCTTCGGGGAGCTCTACTTCCTGCTCGAGTACCGGGACGAGGCCATCGAGCTCCTCTACGCCTCGGGGGATGACAAGGCCTTCACGCTGCCGCCGAACGTGCTCGTCATCGGGACGATGAACACCGCCGACCGGTCCATCGCTCTGGTCGACGCCGCGATGCGGCGACGCTTCAACTTCCTGTCCCTGCACCCGGAGGAGGAACCGATCCGCTCCCTGCTCGGCCGCTGGCTGGAGCGTGAGGGCAGGAAGGACGAGGCGGCGCGCCTGCTCACCGAGCTGAATCGGCGGATCACCGACCCCGAGTTCAAGGTCGGGCCGTCCTATCTCATGCGTCCTGCGGCGCACCAGGAGGGCGGTCTGGAACGGGCATGGCGCACGGCGATCCTGCCGCTGCTGGAGGAGCACCACTACGGGGACGGCGTGGACGTCCATCGACGGTATGGCCTACCTGGCCTCCGCACCGCCGTGGCGGGCCAGCACACGGACGAAGAAGGCCAGAGCGAACCCCCGGCAGAGCCGGGAGACGCCATTGACTCCTGAGCGCCTGGAACTCGTGGAACTGGGAGACGCCCAGGAAGTCCAGCTCCCAGGCCCAGTGGCGGAGACGCTGTCGGCGTCAGGCGTCGTCACCGTCGAGCGCCTACTGCACGGCGACGCCTACCTCGTGCGGCCGGCCAACCTGGTCGGGGTCGCGGTGGTCGCCGGTATCGAGGTGTGGATCAGGCCCAAGGTGGCGATCGACCGGCTGCTGTTCCTCCTCGGGTACGCGCTGTCGGGCAAGAGGTGGCAGGACACCCACGTCCCCCTCGCCGAGGAGCCGGACCTGTTGCCGGCCGTCGCTGAGGCCTTCGTGCGCCAGGCCGACCGCGCGCTCCGCGAAGGTGTGCTGCACGGATACCGCGAAGTGGAGGCCAGCCTCCCCGTGCTCCGTGGGCGCATCCGGGAGTCCGACCAGCTCCGCCGGCGCTACGGCTTCCCCGTGCCCTTGGAGGTGCGCTTCGACGAGTTCACGGTCGACATCGCCGAGAACCAGTTGCTGCTTACCGCCACGCGTCGCCTGCAACGCCTGCCACGGCTGTCGCGTGAAGTCCGGCACGGGCTCCTCCGTGTTGCCGGCCGCCTCGACGGAGTCACTCCGGCAGCGGCCGGCCGGCCGCTGCCGACCTGGAGGCCGACACGGCTCAACGCCCGCTACCACGCCGCGGTGCGACTGGCGGAGATGGTGCTGCGCGCTACCTCCATGGAGCTGTCTCCGGGCGTGCTGCAGGTCGATGGCTTCCTGGTCAACATGCCGCAGCTGTTCGAGGACTTCGTGACCGTGGCGCTCGGCGAGGAGATCGAGCGGCTCGGGGGTCGGACGCACCGGCAAGCGCCTACCTGGCTTGATGAAGCAGACTCCGTGAGGATGAAGCCGGACCTCGTTTGGACGTCGGCAGCAGGCGCCCCCCGCGGGGTCATCGACGCCAAGTACAAGGCAGAGAAGCCCGCCGGCTTCCCGCAGGCCGACCTCTACCAGCTGTTGGCCTACTGCACCGCCCTGGACCTGCCGGTCGGACACCTCGTCTACGCGAAGGGATCCGGGGAGACCGAACGGCGGCACGTCATCCGCGGCAAAGGCGTGGAGATCGTGCAGCACGTCCTCGACCTCGCCCAGGCACCCGACAGTCTCCTCCGACAGATAAAGCGAATCGCCGCAACGGTGGGCGACGTCCAAGACTTTCGCTCGCACCTGGGGAATGACCGCAAGCCAGGCCCAGGGGCGTCTGAAGAGTGAGGACCGTCGAGCCCCAGTCAACAACAGGCAGCGGACTGGAGCGGCCCGACGCCGGGGGGCAACAGCAGGGTCGATAAGGGTCCTTTCGTCCCCTCAAGTTCGTAGAGCCACTGATCGAGCGCAGGGCTGGCCGGGCTCCTTCGCCCTGACGGCACGGGGCTCCCACGCCATGAGGAGGTCGCCCGCAGGGGTGGATCACACCCGACCAGCACGACCAGCCAAGCAGACGGCCGCGGCGGCTGCGCGGCTATCCACAGGTCGGGCCAGCCCGTCAGCGCTGCCGCTCGCGTACGCCTTAGCAGCGGGGCCGTCACAAGCCGAGGGCTTGGACGCCCGGACATCCCGCGCGGTCCGCGCAGGGACCCGCGCGGGCTGGCCAAGCCCTGGGCACGGCCGCGCCAGCACCTGCTCGGAGTCCGCACCGAGTCCGCAAAAAGTCCGCAGGATGCCCGTATCAGACCAACGAGAGCCAACCGCCTCACTTACCCATAAACGCAGGTCACGACCCTAGCTGAAGTGGTCTGGGCAGGTAAGCCGCTAACCCGTCAATCATGTCGGGGATGACGACGTGCAACCGGGAGCCGTCGGGCATGGTCGCGTCGACGAACGGTGTCGACATGTCGATGCGTCGACCCGACGTGCGCAGCATCCGCTCGACCAGGTCGGCCAGCTCCCCCGGCGCCAGGATCGTCGTGGTCAGCTCGCTGCGGCCCCGGCGGGCGATGAACACCCGGCCGGGCTCGTTGACCCAGAACTACTCCCGGCCGATTGACCACGGACGGACGTCGACGGAAAATATCGTTGAGCTGGACTTTTGCCGTCTGTAGTCGCTAGCTGGTGAGTGCCGTGACTGGCCATTCTGCGGACTAGTTGCGGACTGGCTGCGGACCAAGATCGCGTGCGTCCCAGTCCTCTCATCTCTCTCGAGACACGCCTCCGTATTCCCCCGGATCAGCATTGCCGAGCGGCGCAGGCTGGCCAGCCAGGCCGGACGCTGCCCCTCCGGGCGCAGCCTTGCTGTCCGGCTTCCGCTCCGGCTGTCGGGCGCAGAGCTGCCTCCGCGTGGCTTGCGGGGCGCCACGCGTGGGCATCATCGCCCGATGCCTGGACCAGCGGCGGTGCGCCGGGTGAGCGCTGCGAGGTCCTCGGGGCGTGGGAGGTTGACACCCGGTTCGGGGGCGGTCAGCAGCGTGGGGGCCGATCGGTGTGGAGTCGGGTCTGCGTCCTGGAGTGCGCGCCAGGTGTCCCGCTCGTGGCCAAGGCGGTCGGCCGACTGGGTGAGGAGAGCTGGCTCGGCCGTCAGTCGCACAATGCGAGCGCGGACGGCGGCCAGTTTTGTGTGGTCGGCGGCGATGTCCCGGTCGGTGTCGGCCAGCCGCTCCGCCGGGTCAGGGGTCCAGGCGAGGGACCCGAAGCGGGAGAGCCGGTCCTCGTGCTGACGGCGGGCGTCGGTCACCGCGGCTCCGGCGTTCCGGTGGGCCTCCTGGGCAGCGGCTGCGGTCGCGCGCAGCTGAGTGCGCTCGGGGTGGGCGTGTTCGGCGTGGTGGCGGGCGTAGGTGTCGAAGGCGGTCCACAGCCGCGGTCGGTCGTCGGACCGGTCAGCCAGCCGCGCGATCTGCTGCGGGTCGGTGGGCATCCCCGGCAGGTAGGGCCGCCACGCGTCGGCCCAGTCGAGCAGCTGCTCGACGGCCCGGGCGACGGCGGCCTGCCGAAGCCGGAGCCGGCCGGGACCGTCGAGCACGACCTGCGCGGCCTGGCGGGCGACGTCACGCCCGGTGTCCCAGCTGCCGAGCAGCGTGTCCCGGATCCGGTCGGTCTCGGCGGTGACGACCGCGCCGCCGGCGTCGGCCCGCGCGGTGGCGTGGCGGGCGCCGATCCCGGTCTCCTCGTACCGGGCTTCCAGCGCGGTGAGCTGGTCGGCGTGGGCGGACTCGAGCGCGACGATCTCGCGCAGCGCGTCCCGGCGCGGTTCGGCGTGGGCGAGCCGATCCAGGCAGCGTTGCTCGGCCGTCCACGCCGAGTGCAGGTCGGCGAGCGCCTGTTCCAGCGGTCGGGGCTGGGCGTAGCGGGCGGCCTCGGCGGCGGCCAGCCGGGCGGCGTACGCGGGGCCGAGGTCGGCGCGGTCGCGG
The DNA window shown above is from Blastococcus colisei and carries:
- a CDS encoding McrB family protein, whose amino-acid sequence is MQARLGRWGFRLRPGPLRRVVDQALQHPEQPFVLIIDEMNRGNLARIFGELYFLLEYRDEAIELLYASGDDKAFTLPPNVLVIGTMNTADRSIALVDAAMRRRFNFLSLHPEEEPIRSLLGRWLEREGRKDEAARLLTELNRRITDPEFKVGPSYLMRPAAHQEGGLERAWRTAILPLLEEHHYGDGVDVHRRYGLPGLRTAVAGQHTDEEGQSEPPAEPGDAIDS
- a CDS encoding McrC family protein gives rise to the protein MTPERLELVELGDAQEVQLPGPVAETLSASGVVTVERLLHGDAYLVRPANLVGVAVVAGIEVWIRPKVAIDRLLFLLGYALSGKRWQDTHVPLAEEPDLLPAVAEAFVRQADRALREGVLHGYREVEASLPVLRGRIRESDQLRRRYGFPVPLEVRFDEFTVDIAENQLLLTATRRLQRLPRLSREVRHGLLRVAGRLDGVTPAAAGRPLPTWRPTRLNARYHAAVRLAEMVLRATSMELSPGVLQVDGFLVNMPQLFEDFVTVALGEEIERLGGRTHRQAPTWLDEADSVRMKPDLVWTSAAGAPRGVIDAKYKAEKPAGFPQADLYQLLAYCTALDLPVGHLVYAKGSGETERRHVIRGKGVEIVQHVLDLAQAPDSLLRQIKRIAATVGDVQDFRSHLGNDRKPGPGASEE